From the Halalkalicoccus sp. CGA53 genome, one window contains:
- the glmM gene encoding phosphoglucosamine mutase, translating into MELFGSSGTRGVAGEQLTPAFVLDMARVVGAVWDGERVAVARDTRLTGPMFANAASAGLASAGVDVDRLGVLPTPGAQAYAREEGLPVVMITASHNPPEYNGVKLITDDGTEANVAQLERIEARYLADATPANRWDETGNERRVEGVSRRYVDGVLDAIDRERIEEAELTVALDPGHGAASETSPELLRRLGCRVVTVNANVDGSFPGRDPEPVEANLADLATLVRASDADVGIAHDGDGDRSIFFDENGSYVEGDAALAALASAELEPGDASVAAVNVSQRLVDVCAEWGVDLELTPIGSTYITTRIRELQAEGRSVPIAGEGNGGIYFPPYALARDGAYIAGRFLELLADRPASDLLAPFDGYRNVRRKLAYDTEREREAMLSAIERETEREDGERTTIDGIRLDYGDAWVLARPSGTEPIVRVYAEGRERGRAEELATRLVDAAESARAEV; encoded by the coding sequence ATGGAGCTCTTCGGATCGAGTGGGACACGGGGGGTTGCCGGCGAGCAGCTCACCCCGGCGTTCGTCCTCGACATGGCACGGGTGGTCGGGGCCGTCTGGGACGGGGAGCGGGTCGCCGTCGCCCGCGACACCCGCCTCACGGGGCCGATGTTCGCGAACGCCGCCTCCGCCGGCCTCGCCTCGGCCGGGGTCGACGTCGACCGACTCGGGGTGCTCCCGACGCCGGGTGCACAGGCGTACGCGAGGGAGGAGGGCCTCCCGGTCGTGATGATCACCGCCTCGCACAACCCGCCCGAGTACAACGGCGTCAAACTGATCACCGACGACGGCACCGAGGCGAACGTCGCACAGCTCGAACGGATCGAGGCACGCTACCTCGCGGACGCCACCCCCGCCAACCGGTGGGACGAGACGGGCAACGAACGCCGTGTCGAGGGCGTGAGCCGGCGGTACGTCGACGGCGTGCTCGACGCGATCGACCGGGAGCGGATCGAGGAGGCGGAGCTGACGGTCGCGCTCGATCCGGGCCACGGGGCCGCCTCCGAGACCAGCCCCGAGCTATTGCGACGACTCGGCTGCCGAGTCGTGACGGTGAACGCGAACGTCGACGGGAGCTTCCCCGGCCGCGACCCGGAGCCGGTCGAGGCGAACCTCGCGGACCTCGCCACGCTCGTCCGTGCGAGCGACGCGGACGTGGGAATCGCCCACGACGGCGACGGCGACCGCTCGATCTTCTTCGACGAGAACGGGAGCTACGTCGAGGGCGACGCGGCGCTCGCGGCGCTCGCCAGTGCGGAACTCGAACCCGGCGACGCGAGCGTCGCGGCCGTGAACGTCTCCCAGCGCCTCGTCGACGTCTGTGCCGAATGGGGCGTCGACCTCGAACTCACGCCGATCGGCTCGACGTACATCACGACCCGGATCAGGGAGCTCCAGGCGGAGGGACGTTCGGTGCCGATCGCCGGCGAGGGCAACGGCGGGATCTACTTCCCGCCGTACGCGCTCGCGCGCGACGGCGCGTACATCGCGGGTCGCTTTCTCGAACTGCTGGCCGACCGGCCGGCGAGCGACCTGCTCGCGCCGTTCGACGGCTACCGGAACGTCAGGCGCAAGCTCGCCTACGACACGGAGCGCGAGCGCGAGGCGATGCTCTCGGCGATCGAACGCGAGACCGAGCGCGAGGACGGCGAGCGGACGACGATCGACGGAATCCGGCTGGACTACGGCGACGCGTGGGTGCTCGCCCGCCCGAGCGGCACCGAACCGATCGTCCGGGTCTACGCCGAGGGGCGCGAACGGGGGCGCGCCGAGGAGCTCGCAACCCGCCTGGTCGACGCAGCCGAGAGCGCCCGGGCCGAGGTCTGA
- a CDS encoding DUF7118 family protein produces MSDAPLARLVEARADLAEVEADIEAIGEERLESLEEARERLARLFSRREEEAVGTGREAFAAFASFKLELASIVDSLDEELPEREAIERAAAVFEKNRLSEGDFARAREELDPVDETLSVFEEREEARESYRDARRVAATRIEELDDRIGRLERLSTLDPGDLDAPIEELRGPIESYDDEVSAAFSAFLSTESAREVVSFLRTTEQYPLVPFDPLPPDLVAYVEGSDAGEEPFPTLLHYAEFSRTKLSHYVHDPDALKRAVATNRTAIERLDSTPLEIGWPPPTADDLRWRIRELRPVVDRFAGEGLIVRLREADALSREPAYERCRAAALARSGMADEERALVGSGRVEEELVEARERRAALCEQLG; encoded by the coding sequence ATGAGCGACGCGCCCCTCGCGCGACTCGTCGAGGCGCGGGCCGACCTGGCGGAGGTCGAGGCGGATATCGAGGCGATCGGCGAGGAACGGCTCGAGTCGCTCGAAGAGGCGAGAGAACGACTCGCCCGCCTGTTCAGCCGGCGTGAGGAGGAGGCGGTCGGGACCGGTCGCGAGGCGTTCGCCGCCTTCGCCTCGTTCAAACTCGAACTCGCCTCGATCGTCGACTCGCTCGACGAGGAGCTCCCCGAGCGGGAGGCGATCGAGCGCGCGGCCGCGGTCTTCGAGAAGAACCGGCTCTCCGAGGGCGACTTCGCCCGTGCCCGCGAGGAACTCGACCCCGTCGACGAGACGCTCTCGGTGTTCGAAGAGCGCGAGGAAGCGAGAGAGAGCTACCGCGACGCGCGGCGAGTCGCGGCCACCCGGATCGAAGAGCTAGACGACCGGATCGGCCGTCTCGAACGGCTCTCGACGCTCGACCCGGGCGACCTTGACGCTCCGATCGAGGAGCTCAGAGGACCGATCGAGTCCTACGACGACGAGGTCTCGGCGGCGTTCTCCGCGTTCCTCTCGACGGAGAGCGCCCGCGAGGTCGTCTCCTTTCTCCGGACGACCGAACAGTACCCCCTTGTCCCGTTCGACCCGCTCCCCCCGGACCTCGTGGCGTACGTCGAGGGGAGCGACGCCGGCGAGGAGCCGTTTCCCACCCTCCTGCACTACGCCGAGTTCTCCAGGACGAAGCTCTCGCACTACGTCCACGACCCGGACGCGCTCAAGCGAGCCGTCGCGACCAACCGGACGGCGATCGAGCGTCTCGATTCGACCCCGCTCGAGATCGGCTGGCCCCCACCGACAGCGGACGACCTCCGGTGGCGGATCCGCGAACTCCGCCCGGTCGTCGACCGGTTCGCTGGCGAGGGGCTGATCGTTCGCCTGAGAGAGGCCGACGCGCTCTCGCGGGAGCCTGCGTACGAGCGCTGTCGGGCCGCGGCGCTCGCCCGATCGGGGATGGCCGACGAGGAGCGGGCGCTGGTCGGGTCGGGGCGCGTCGAGGAGGAGCTGGTGGAAGCTCGGGAACGGCGGGCGGCGCTGTGCGAGCAACTCGGATAG
- the hisI gene encoding phosphoribosyl-AMP cyclohydrolase, with product MSDLAAEIEFDDDGLVPVVAQDGDSGEVLMLAYADREALAATHESGLAHYHSRSRDELWKKGASSGHLQTVHEIRVDCDADTLLYLVSQEGGACHTGYDTCFHRTIDGEVVGERVFDPDTVYG from the coding sequence ATGAGCGACCTGGCCGCCGAGATCGAGTTCGACGACGACGGCCTCGTCCCCGTCGTCGCCCAGGACGGGGACTCCGGCGAGGTGTTGATGCTCGCCTACGCCGACCGCGAGGCGCTGGCCGCGACACACGAGAGCGGCCTCGCACACTACCACTCCCGGAGCCGCGACGAACTCTGGAAGAAGGGCGCCTCCAGCGGTCACCTCCAGACGGTCCACGAGATCCGCGTCGACTGCGACGCGGACACGCTGCTCTACCTCGTCTCCCAGGAGGGCGGGGCGTGTCACACCGGCTACGACACCTGTTTCCACCGGACGATCGACGGCGAGGTCGTCGGCGAGCGGGTGTTCGACCCCGACACCGTCTACGGATGA
- a CDS encoding helix-turn-helix transcriptional regulator, whose product MSADDAIRFLASSPNRVTLLSALDTEPGPPAALAERCSIARSSLHRNLSALCERGWARKCNGQYRSTAAGEMVLDAYRDLAETVSQAEAAAPFLDALVAGGLTLTPEELATATVTRATEGNPYAPVHRYAERVGAIDSTEFRGLTPIVSPVFNEAHAALLERGVDSEVILGADALSASKTAYGDRFAEAMRTDALSVRVLDESPPLGLSVLDDTAFAGAYEDERLLACLESDSPGFVERVSALYEEYSERAYPVDAEGVPLP is encoded by the coding sequence ATGTCGGCCGACGATGCGATCCGCTTTCTCGCGTCCTCTCCGAACCGCGTCACGCTGCTCTCCGCGCTCGACACCGAACCGGGCCCGCCCGCGGCGCTCGCCGAGCGGTGTTCGATCGCGCGCTCGTCGCTCCACCGCAACCTCTCGGCGCTCTGCGAGCGTGGCTGGGCGCGGAAGTGCAACGGCCAGTACCGATCGACCGCCGCCGGGGAGATGGTCCTCGACGCCTACCGCGACCTGGCGGAGACGGTCTCGCAGGCGGAGGCCGCCGCACCCTTCCTCGACGCCCTCGTCGCCGGCGGACTCACGCTCACCCCCGAGGAGCTCGCGACGGCGACGGTCACGCGCGCGACCGAGGGGAACCCCTACGCCCCGGTTCACCGGTACGCCGAGCGGGTCGGTGCGATCGACTCGACCGAGTTCCGCGGGCTCACACCCATCGTCAGTCCGGTGTTCAACGAGGCGCACGCGGCGCTCCTCGAGCGGGGGGTCGACTCCGAGGTGATCCTCGGTGCCGACGCGCTCTCGGCCTCGAAGACGGCCTACGGGGATCGGTTCGCGGAGGCGATGCGGACCGACGCGCTCTCGGTCCGGGTCCTCGACGAGTCGCCGCCGCTCGGCCTCTCGGTCCTCGACGACACCGCCTTCGCCGGCGCCTACGAGGACGAGCGGCTGCTCGCGTGTCTCGAGAGCGACTCGCCGGGGTTCGTCGAGCGAGTGAGCGCGCTCTACGAGGAGTACAGCGAGCGGGCATACCCGGTCGATGCCGAAGGCGTACCGCTCCCCTGA
- a CDS encoding A24 family peptidase C-terminal domain-containing protein — protein sequence MSPDVASAPDLLRLLSLPLFVWVAYRDIRTRRVPSRTWLPIGALAVVLLAWDALAAWEMGGLVWRVFSLRVAMSLLIVVPMAYGFYRLGAFGGADAKALFVLALLFPTFPTYIVLGTVFPLGVTPVGVFSLTILTNAVLVGAAYPFVLFARNALSGHRGPIAFIATPVPWDEVEETHGRVVESREGFDRSGLDLDALRMYLRWRGTTLADLREDAVTFRDPASIPTTPNPVGDGAVATDGGPRSDDGLRTDGGSSGDPWGAEAFLIDVGPAYGTTPERLREGLDLLTEREVVWVSPGIPFLVPISLGLLVSLVYGNVLFSLLSALGLA from the coding sequence ATGTCCCCGGACGTCGCGAGCGCGCCCGACCTCCTCAGACTCCTCTCGCTCCCGCTGTTCGTGTGGGTCGCCTATCGCGATATCCGGACCCGTCGCGTGCCTTCGAGGACCTGGCTCCCGATCGGCGCGCTCGCCGTCGTTCTCCTGGCGTGGGACGCCCTCGCCGCGTGGGAGATGGGCGGGTTGGTCTGGCGCGTGTTCTCGCTGCGGGTCGCGATGAGCCTCCTGATCGTCGTGCCCATGGCCTACGGCTTCTACCGCCTCGGCGCGTTCGGCGGTGCGGACGCGAAGGCGCTTTTTGTGCTCGCCCTGCTCTTTCCGACGTTCCCCACCTACATCGTCCTCGGGACCGTCTTCCCCCTGGGGGTCACCCCGGTGGGCGTGTTCTCGCTCACGATCCTCACGAACGCGGTGCTGGTCGGCGCGGCCTATCCGTTCGTCCTCTTCGCCCGGAACGCGCTCTCCGGTCACCGGGGACCGATCGCGTTCATCGCCACGCCGGTCCCGTGGGACGAGGTCGAGGAGACCCACGGTCGAGTCGTCGAGTCGCGCGAGGGGTTCGACCGGTCGGGACTCGACCTCGACGCGCTGCGGATGTACCTCCGCTGGCGGGGGACGACCCTCGCCGACCTGCGCGAGGACGCCGTTACCTTCCGCGACCCGGCCTCCATCCCGACGACACCGAACCCGGTCGGGGACGGCGCGGTCGCCACGGACGGCGGCCCCCGATCCGATGACGGTCTCCGAACGGACGGCGGTTCTTCCGGCGATCCCTGGGGTGCGGAGGCGTTCCTGATCGACGTCGGACCGGCCTACGGGACGACCCCCGAGCGTCTCAGGGAGGGTCTCGACCTGCTCACCGAGCGGGAGGTCGTCTGGGTCTCGCCGGGGATCCCGTTTCTCGTCCCGATCTCCCTGGGCCTGCTCGTCTCGCTGGTCTACGGCAACGTGCTGTTCTCGCTGCTCTCGGCGCTCGGCCTGGCGTGA